A single genomic interval of Ischnura elegans chromosome 3, ioIscEleg1.1, whole genome shotgun sequence harbors:
- the LOC124154961 gene encoding uncharacterized protein LOC124154961: MDKMNKSTASVLLLLILSLVGASGAAVYSKPCRNGCPEIYKPVCGVSSCGKTRVFSNSCEVEIYNCNTPDDKYTATTSNVCPDFPNMRVD; encoded by the exons ATGGACAAGATGAACAAGTCAACCGCGTCCGTGCTCCTGCTCC TTATCCTCTCGCTCGTTGGAGCGTCGGGCGCCGCAGTGTACAGCAAGCCATGCAGAAATGGCTGCCCGGAAATTTACAAGCCAGTGTGCGGCGTTTCCAGCTGCGGCAAGACAAGAGTGTTCTCGAACAGTTGCGAGGTGGAAATATACAACTGCAATACACCAGACGACA AGTACACGGCAACCACGAGTAATGTGTGTCCTGATTTCCCAAACATGCGGGTGGATTGA
- the LOC124155444 gene encoding vasotab-like: protein MEGKAMILSAVLLLLMVWSPRTTADDECPKVCTKEYLPVCAIDANGNTRLFPNECMLRKANCESSPGTANSYRPVCRGQCPN from the exons ATGGAAGGAAAAGCGATGATCCTAT CTGCAGTTCTGCTTTTGTTGATGGTTTGGTCGCCACGGACGACGGCCGATGACGAGTGCCCCAAGGTCTGCACCAAGGAGTATCTGCCCGTGTGCGCAATTGACGCAAACGGCAACACGCGCCTCTTCCCCAACGAATGCATGCTCCGCAAGGCCAACTGCGAGTCTAGCCCCGGGACAGCCAACT CATATCGTCCCGTTTGCAGAGGACAATGCCCGAACTGA